One genomic segment of Candidatus Cybelea sp. includes these proteins:
- a CDS encoding MFS transporter, with protein sequence MSRLLWTLSLGVFAGALDLSVLSPALPALGRAFSVESGDLAWVFTLYLLVTVISIAVASAMADRFGRRPVYLVCISLFAAGSIVAILAPNYGVFLAARGIQALGAGGIFPVATAAIGDAVPAQRRGAALGIVAATWGLAAVIGPSLGGLVTHYVSWRYIFVANVPLAGAVFWMAMRDLPVAIPQRKRRLDLVGLTLLCVGLLALTEGLIEMRLAVGIGGIGILAAFVAYEFGADDPLLPVGVLRTTQLFKTYALELVIGVLEGSLFFIPAALVAAQGLSYAAAGFIAALGALMFVLVIPASGRALDRVGSRDVLLAGTVCSEIGLAVFALGFTSLPLALLAIVVAGAGFGALLGAPTRYIVTNETPRSARATAVGLLSQALIVGQILGSSLAGGFLSAAQSDVAGYRHAYLAFCAVAFVAVLLAATLKPRAQERTHPIEEAA encoded by the coding sequence ATGAGTCGCCTGCTGTGGACGCTCTCGCTCGGCGTCTTTGCCGGTGCGCTCGATTTGAGCGTGCTCTCTCCGGCGCTGCCGGCGCTCGGGCGAGCCTTCAGCGTCGAGAGCGGTGACCTAGCCTGGGTCTTCACCCTTTACTTGCTCGTGACGGTGATCTCGATCGCGGTGGCGAGCGCGATGGCCGATCGTTTCGGCCGCCGGCCGGTCTATCTCGTCTGCATCTCGCTCTTTGCCGCCGGAAGCATCGTCGCGATCCTCGCGCCGAACTACGGCGTCTTCCTCGCCGCGCGCGGAATTCAAGCGCTGGGAGCGGGCGGGATTTTTCCCGTCGCTACCGCTGCCATCGGCGACGCCGTTCCGGCGCAGCGGCGCGGCGCGGCGCTGGGCATCGTTGCCGCGACGTGGGGCTTGGCGGCCGTCATCGGCCCCAGCCTCGGCGGGCTCGTTACGCACTACGTTTCGTGGCGCTATATCTTCGTCGCGAACGTTCCGCTCGCGGGCGCCGTCTTCTGGATGGCGATGCGCGACCTGCCGGTGGCGATTCCGCAGCGCAAGCGCCGGCTCGATCTCGTTGGATTGACGCTGCTCTGCGTCGGCCTGCTCGCGCTGACCGAAGGCCTGATCGAGATGCGGCTGGCGGTCGGAATCGGCGGAATCGGGATACTCGCCGCGTTCGTCGCCTACGAGTTCGGAGCGGACGATCCCCTGCTGCCGGTCGGCGTTTTGCGTACGACGCAGCTCTTCAAAACGTACGCGCTCGAGCTCGTCATCGGCGTCTTGGAGGGTTCGCTCTTCTTCATACCGGCGGCACTGGTCGCCGCGCAGGGCCTATCGTATGCCGCCGCGGGCTTTATCGCCGCGCTGGGCGCGCTGATGTTCGTCCTGGTCATTCCGGCGTCGGGACGCGCGCTCGATCGAGTGGGCAGCCGCGACGTTCTGCTGGCCGGCACCGTCTGCAGCGAGATCGGCCTCGCCGTCTTCGCGTTGGGATTTACGTCGCTGCCGCTGGCCTTGCTCGCGATCGTCGTCGCGGGTGCAGGGTTCGGCGCGCTGCTCGGTGCGCCGACGCGTTACATCGTCACCAACGAGACTCCGCGAAGCGCACGCGCAACCGCGGTCGGCCTCTTGAGCCAGGCCTTGATCGTCGGACAGATCCTCGGGAGCTCGCTTGCAGGCGGCTTCTTGAGCGCCGCGCAGAGCGACGTCGCCGGTTACCGGCACGCGTACCTCGCATTTTGCGCGGTCGCCTTCGTTGCGGTCCTGCTGGCAGCAACGCTGAAGCCGCGCGCACAGGAGCGAACGCACCCAATCGAGGAGGCTGCTTAA
- a CDS encoding acyl-CoA dehydrogenase family protein, translated as MLDNQPPALENYNLFRTDRVLREAVAREAPDGVNGELTVLGELAGRAETIALGFDANEHPPELRTHDRFGERIDEVRFHPAWHTLMSHALRAGLAGLAWDDPRPNPHVRRAAKFFLWSQVEAGHGCPLSMTYAAVPVVRALQHAGATWVRALTQPHYDARTLPIEQKSGGLCGMGMTERQGGSDIRTNQTRAIAATTPGSGQEYLLDGQKWFCSAPASDAFLVLAQAPSGISCFLVPRVLPDATRNAMQLVRLKDKLGNRSNASAEVEFHAAHGWLIGDEGEGLVRIVEMVNHTRLDCALGSAGLMRAALAQAIHHAIYRRAFGKALIDQPLMQNVLADLALESEAATLLVLRVARTIDAPNSPAASALKRIGTALAKYYICKRAPAIAAEALECLGGNGYVEESIMPRLYREAPLNSIWEGSGNVNALDVVRVLQKQPEAYAAWRAELEAALDEPLIAAELRGFERDLRDRSLAQAQARALGEKMALLWQAALLHRYAPSLVAEAFLRSRLGAAGRTLGTLPPAIDFRSIIDRAAPMEAP; from the coding sequence ATGCTCGACAATCAACCGCCCGCGCTCGAGAACTACAACCTCTTCCGAACGGATCGCGTTTTGCGGGAGGCGGTCGCGCGCGAGGCGCCCGACGGCGTAAACGGCGAGTTAACGGTATTGGGCGAGCTGGCCGGACGAGCCGAAACGATCGCGCTCGGATTCGACGCAAACGAACATCCTCCAGAGCTTCGCACGCACGACCGGTTCGGCGAACGCATCGATGAGGTTCGCTTTCATCCCGCGTGGCATACGCTCATGTCGCACGCACTGCGTGCGGGCCTTGCGGGGCTAGCCTGGGACGATCCCAGACCGAACCCGCACGTGCGCCGCGCGGCGAAGTTCTTTCTGTGGTCGCAGGTCGAAGCGGGGCACGGCTGCCCGCTCTCGATGACCTACGCTGCGGTACCGGTCGTACGCGCCCTGCAGCACGCCGGCGCAACGTGGGTCCGGGCGCTGACGCAGCCGCACTACGACGCGCGAACGCTGCCGATCGAGCAAAAGAGCGGCGGACTCTGCGGCATGGGCATGACGGAGCGGCAAGGCGGGTCCGACATTAGAACCAACCAGACGCGCGCGATTGCCGCAACGACGCCCGGCAGCGGGCAAGAGTACCTGCTGGACGGCCAAAAATGGTTTTGCAGCGCGCCGGCCAGCGATGCATTCCTCGTTCTCGCGCAGGCGCCGAGTGGAATCTCCTGCTTTCTCGTGCCGCGCGTGCTTCCCGACGCGACCCGCAACGCAATGCAGCTCGTTCGGCTAAAAGACAAACTCGGTAATCGCAGCAACGCATCGGCCGAAGTCGAATTTCACGCGGCGCATGGGTGGCTGATCGGCGACGAGGGCGAAGGGCTCGTCCGGATCGTCGAGATGGTCAACCACACGCGCCTCGACTGCGCGCTCGGTTCGGCCGGCCTCATGCGGGCCGCGCTTGCACAAGCGATCCACCACGCAATCTACCGTCGCGCGTTCGGCAAAGCGCTGATCGATCAGCCGCTGATGCAAAACGTACTGGCGGACCTCGCGCTGGAGTCCGAGGCGGCGACGCTCCTCGTCTTGCGCGTCGCGCGGACGATCGACGCGCCGAATTCGCCCGCGGCGTCGGCGCTCAAACGCATCGGAACCGCGCTCGCGAAGTACTACATTTGCAAGCGAGCGCCGGCGATCGCTGCAGAAGCCCTCGAATGCCTTGGCGGCAATGGGTACGTTGAGGAATCGATCATGCCGCGGCTCTACCGGGAAGCGCCTCTGAACTCGATCTGGGAAGGCTCTGGGAACGTCAACGCGCTCGACGTCGTCCGGGTGCTGCAAAAACAGCCCGAAGCCTATGCGGCCTGGCGAGCCGAACTCGAAGCTGCGCTCGACGAGCCGCTCATCGCGGCGGAACTGCGCGGCTTCGAACGCGACCTGCGCGATCGATCCCTCGCGCAGGCGCAAGCCCGCGCGCTCGGCGAGAAAATGGCGCTTCTCTGGCAGGCGGCGCTGCTCCATCGCTACGCACCGAGTTTGGTCGCGGAAGCCTTTTTGCGCAGCCGTCTCGGTGCGGCGGGACGAACGCTGGGAACGCTGCCGCCGGCTATCGATTTCCGCAGCATCATCGATCGCGCCGCGCCGATGGAAGCGCCGTGA
- a CDS encoding heme-copper oxidase subunit III: protein MSVAAIGADGHDGVDQLYVETRELRLQGFLLFLVSDCVLFSSFIFAYLYLRNSGQGWPPPGIQRLDVGFAAWNSVVLFGSGATMHYALENFKHGNFIRYMWFLLATIVLGAGFLGGQAYEYNHLIFGEHVTWWGSGIFGASFFTLTGMHGMHVFFGVCYLTVLVLQSAAGVYTKGKYFGITAGTLYWHFVDVIWVVLFSIFYLI from the coding sequence ATGTCGGTTGCGGCGATCGGCGCAGACGGTCACGATGGAGTAGACCAGCTCTACGTCGAGACGCGCGAACTGCGTCTCCAGGGCTTCCTGCTCTTCCTGGTCAGCGACTGCGTGTTGTTCTCGTCGTTCATCTTCGCCTATCTCTACCTGCGCAACAGCGGGCAGGGCTGGCCGCCGCCCGGCATCCAGCGCCTCGACGTGGGCTTCGCGGCGTGGAACTCGGTCGTGCTCTTCGGCTCAGGCGCGACGATGCACTATGCGCTCGAGAACTTCAAGCACGGCAACTTCATAAGGTACATGTGGTTCCTGCTGGCGACGATCGTACTCGGCGCCGGATTTCTCGGCGGACAAGCCTACGAATACAATCACCTGATCTTCGGCGAGCACGTGACCTGGTGGGGCAGCGGCATCTTCGGCGCATCGTTCTTCACCTTGACCGGCATGCACGGAATGCACGTCTTCTTCGGTGTCTGCTATCTCACGGTGCTCGTCCTGCAGTCGGCGGCCGGCGTCTACACTAAGGGAAAGTACTTTGGGATCACGGCGGGCACGCTCTACTGGCATTTCGTCGACGTGATCTGGGTCGTGCTCTTTTCGATCTTCTATCTAATTTAA
- a CDS encoding cbb3-type cytochrome c oxidase subunit I, which produces MAVAAVPAGGIAGHIHPEPQGFVRRYVFSLDHKIIGIQYIITAFVFMVLAGLLAEVIRTQLLNANGGFVAPDTYNEVYSVHGSAMVWLVIIPVLTGGFGNLVFPLQIGARDVAFPWLNMLSFWIFPVAGLMLFSSFLMGAPTAGWMEYPPVSLQGAAGTSMWAAAIFLVGVSSTMTGINFVVTILKMRAPGMTFTRMPLFVWGQFATAPLLMIATTALAAALAALFIERQFGVPFFDPTKGGSPVMWQHMFWFYSHPAVYIMILPAFGIISEVLPTFSRKPIFGYKLIAFSSMAIALAGFMVWAHHMFTSGLAPFLQIPFMIITFVIGVPTGIKIFSWTATLWRGKIHYTTAMLFAIGFVGLFTLGGITGIFLAAIPFDLHVHGTYFIVGHIHYVLVGGSLMGVFAGMYYWFPKMSGRLLNETLGKLHFWLFFIGFNGTFIPMHWLGMLGMPREVATYDPQFTFWNRFESFSSYLMTFAILIFFVNVLWSIRNGKRSGPNPWGARTLEWQIPSPPNYYNFKHIPTIYGLPYDFSQPLPYKGLEEELTDSPPPVAAGAH; this is translated from the coding sequence ATGGCAGTAGCAGCAGTACCCGCGGGCGGAATCGCCGGTCACATCCATCCCGAACCTCAGGGGTTCGTCCGCCGGTACGTTTTCTCGCTCGACCACAAGATCATCGGCATTCAGTACATCATCACCGCTTTTGTCTTCATGGTCTTGGCCGGATTGCTCGCTGAGGTCATTCGCACGCAGCTGCTCAACGCCAACGGCGGGTTCGTCGCTCCCGATACGTATAACGAAGTCTACAGCGTCCACGGGAGCGCGATGGTCTGGCTGGTCATCATTCCAGTCTTGACCGGCGGCTTCGGCAACCTCGTGTTTCCGCTGCAGATCGGGGCGCGTGACGTCGCGTTTCCTTGGCTGAACATGCTCAGTTTCTGGATATTTCCGGTTGCGGGCTTGATGCTGTTCTCGTCGTTCTTAATGGGAGCGCCTACCGCCGGGTGGATGGAGTATCCGCCGGTCTCGCTGCAAGGAGCCGCGGGGACCTCGATGTGGGCCGCGGCGATCTTTTTGGTCGGCGTCAGCTCGACGATGACCGGCATAAACTTCGTCGTCACGATCTTGAAGATGCGGGCGCCCGGAATGACGTTTACCCGCATGCCGCTCTTCGTCTGGGGCCAGTTCGCCACCGCACCCCTGCTAATGATCGCGACGACCGCGCTCGCGGCGGCGCTCGCCGCGCTCTTCATCGAGCGCCAGTTCGGCGTGCCGTTCTTCGACCCGACCAAAGGCGGCAGCCCGGTGATGTGGCAGCACATGTTCTGGTTTTATTCGCACCCCGCCGTCTACATAATGATTCTGCCGGCCTTCGGCATCATCTCCGAAGTGCTCCCCACGTTCTCCCGAAAGCCGATCTTCGGTTACAAGCTGATCGCGTTCTCGTCGATGGCGATTGCGCTGGCCGGCTTCATGGTGTGGGCGCACCATATGTTCACCTCGGGCCTCGCGCCGTTCTTGCAGATCCCCTTCATGATCATCACCTTTGTGATCGGCGTCCCCACCGGCATCAAGATCTTCTCGTGGACTGCGACGCTGTGGCGCGGAAAGATCCACTACACGACGGCGATGCTCTTTGCGATCGGCTTCGTGGGCCTCTTCACGCTCGGCGGCATCACGGGTATCTTCCTGGCGGCGATTCCGTTCGATCTGCACGTCCATGGCACGTACTTTATCGTCGGTCACATCCACTACGTGCTGGTGGGAGGAAGCCTGATGGGCGTCTTCGCCGGCATGTACTACTGGTTCCCCAAGATGTCGGGGCGGCTGCTGAACGAGACGCTTGGCAAGCTGCACTTCTGGCTCTTCTTCATCGGCTTCAACGGAACGTTCATCCCGATGCACTGGCTCGGAATGCTCGGCATGCCGCGCGAAGTCGCGACCTACGATCCGCAGTTCACCTTCTGGAATCGCTTCGAGTCGTTCTCGTCCTACCTCATGACGTTTGCGATCCTAATCTTCTTCGTCAACGTGCTCTGGAGCATCCGCAACGGGAAGCGTTCCGGCCCGAATCCGTGGGGCGCGCGGACGCTCGAGTGGCAGATTCCGTCCCCGCCGAACTATTACAACTTCAAGCACATCCCGACGATCTACGGTCTGCCGTACGACTTCAGCCAGCCGCTGCCGTATAAGGGGCTGGAGGAAGAACTCACCGATTCTCCGCCGCCGGTTGCGGCGGGAGCTCACTGA
- the coxB gene encoding cytochrome c oxidase subunit II, with amino-acid sequence MIENGAEPVRLDGGFWGATAVLTLLAVAAIVFWYVFPIDRYLPEAIVTARQVDTLFRFMAATGSALYIFVAGYLVFFSIAYRAKASDPPGAVGVQIHDNRKLEFWWTLIPTLFVVLLSIVSVRIWYEIMLEPENGLVVEAIGHQFDFTFRYPQINGEVTDEMHLPLGVPVTLNLTSADVIHGFWVPAMRLKNDTVPGLVTSIRFTPRLAGRYPIICTQFCGVLHSQMDKQVLVIEDKASFDRWFKGWQQKNAHASNALSSAGGGAISLQGGDVASGKQLFSQKCTACHKLAPFDQKLVGPGLLGVLHDPSHPNLVNGQAATPADVATILQNGYTGSMGAMPNASANGLSAKDIADLVAFLNTLK; translated from the coding sequence TTGATAGAAAACGGAGCGGAGCCAGTCAGACTCGATGGTGGCTTCTGGGGTGCCACCGCGGTCCTGACCCTGCTCGCCGTTGCTGCGATCGTCTTTTGGTACGTCTTTCCGATCGACCGGTATCTGCCGGAGGCGATCGTTACCGCGCGCCAGGTCGACACGCTCTTCCGTTTCATGGCCGCAACCGGCAGCGCGCTCTACATCTTCGTCGCCGGCTATCTGGTCTTTTTCTCGATCGCCTATCGAGCCAAAGCGAGCGATCCGCCGGGCGCGGTCGGCGTGCAGATCCACGACAATCGTAAGCTCGAATTTTGGTGGACGCTCATCCCGACGCTCTTCGTCGTGCTCCTCTCGATCGTCAGCGTGCGCATCTGGTATGAGATCATGCTGGAGCCGGAGAACGGCCTGGTCGTCGAAGCGATCGGACACCAATTCGATTTTACGTTCCGGTATCCGCAGATCAACGGCGAAGTTACCGACGAGATGCACCTGCCGCTGGGCGTGCCGGTCACGCTCAACTTGACGTCGGCCGATGTCATCCACGGCTTCTGGGTTCCGGCGATGCGCCTCAAAAACGACACGGTTCCGGGGCTCGTGACGTCGATTCGCTTTACCCCGCGCCTTGCCGGCCGTTACCCGATCATCTGCACGCAGTTCTGCGGCGTGCTGCACAGTCAGATGGACAAACAGGTCCTCGTAATAGAAGACAAAGCCTCGTTCGATCGTTGGTTCAAGGGGTGGCAGCAGAAGAACGCGCACGCGAGCAATGCGCTGTCATCCGCGGGAGGGGGCGCGATCTCGCTGCAAGGCGGTGACGTTGCTTCCGGCAAGCAGCTCTTCTCACAAAAGTGCACGGCCTGTCACAAGCTCGCGCCCTTCGATCAGAAACTCGTCGGGCCGGGACTTCTCGGCGTGCTGCACGACCCGTCGCACCCCAATTTGGTAAACGGTCAGGCGGCAACTCCGGCAGACGTCGCGACGATCCTTCAGAATGGATATACGGGGAGTATGGGCGCCATGCCCAACGCGAGCGCGAACGGGCTTTCAGCCAAGGATATCGCCGACCTCGTCGCCTTCCTCAACACACTGAAATGA
- a CDS encoding N-acetylmannosamine-6-phosphate 2-epimerase has translation MNLLDGLRGGLIVSVQAWRGSAIDDPQIIAAMARSSQDGGSRAVRIEGQANLRAVRSRIALPMIGLIKREYPGFEPYITPSLAEVGAVIGSDAEIVAFDATARRRPDGSVLTDVVSAVHAAGRLAMADCSTSGEAIAACEAGADVVATTLCGYTRETADRSLPALDLVAEIAALGCFTVCEGGVRTPAEVRAALDAGANAVVVGSAITNVDWLVREFAGAADGRS, from the coding sequence GTGAACCTCCTCGACGGCCTTCGCGGCGGATTGATCGTTTCGGTCCAAGCCTGGCGCGGCTCGGCGATTGACGATCCGCAGATCATCGCGGCGATGGCGCGCTCGTCGCAGGACGGCGGCAGCCGCGCGGTGCGGATCGAGGGTCAGGCGAACCTGCGCGCCGTCCGCAGCCGGATCGCGCTGCCGATGATCGGCCTGATCAAGCGCGAGTATCCCGGCTTCGAACCTTACATTACGCCGTCACTCGCCGAGGTCGGCGCCGTCATCGGCTCGGACGCCGAGATTGTCGCCTTCGACGCCACGGCGCGCCGCCGGCCCGACGGCAGCGTTCTGACCGACGTGGTCTCTGCGGTGCACGCTGCCGGGCGCCTTGCGATGGCCGATTGCTCGACCTCCGGGGAGGCGATAGCCGCTTGCGAGGCCGGCGCCGACGTGGTCGCAACCACGCTCTGCGGATATACGCGGGAGACCGCAGACCGATCGCTTCCAGCACTGGATCTCGTCGCAGAGATTGCGGCGCTCGGATGCTTCACCGTTTGCGAGGGTGGCGTTCGAACGCCCGCCGAGGTTCGCGCCGCACTGGATGCCGGCGCGAATGCGGTTGTCGTCGGGAGCGCCATCACGAACGTGGACTGGTTGGTCAGGGAGTTTGCAGGGGCCGCCGACGGGCGCTCTTAA
- a CDS encoding BadF/BadG/BcrA/BcrD ATPase family protein has protein sequence MSRLFAGIDGGQSSTVAAIADETGRILARGRAGPADEIGVGASSTRLHDALHAALGDACARAGLGPQSEFAGIVAGVSGYEGRVYGRKPEFRAQRFTLLHDAPIAHAGALAGAPGVVAIAGTGSVVYARDERGSERTFGGWGPLFGDEGSGFGIVREGLAGVMQGHDAGLRQRESAAACAFFGVRTLRELSRAIYAGEITRDKLASFAPAALAFPFFRRIARRGADRLAGLIRTAAEPIARPNISLLGGLFADPPFRERVSRRVLELVPAARIVDPRYEPALGALLLAYREIGRPIPELSE, from the coding sequence ATGAGCCGTTTGTTCGCGGGGATCGACGGCGGCCAAAGCTCGACGGTCGCGGCAATCGCCGATGAAACGGGCCGAATTCTGGCGCGCGGGCGAGCCGGGCCGGCCGATGAGATCGGCGTGGGGGCAAGTTCGACGCGGTTGCACGATGCGCTGCATGCCGCGCTTGGCGACGCGTGCGCGCGCGCAGGCCTGGGCCCGCAGTCCGAATTCGCCGGGATCGTCGCGGGGGTTAGCGGCTACGAAGGGCGAGTCTACGGCCGCAAGCCCGAGTTTCGGGCGCAGCGCTTCACGCTGCTGCACGATGCGCCGATCGCGCATGCAGGTGCGCTCGCCGGCGCGCCGGGCGTCGTCGCGATCGCCGGAACCGGGTCGGTCGTCTACGCGCGCGACGAGCGCGGCTCGGAGCGAACCTTCGGCGGTTGGGGGCCCCTCTTCGGCGACGAGGGGAGCGGCTTCGGGATCGTGCGCGAGGGGCTCGCGGGCGTGATGCAGGGGCACGACGCCGGCTTGCGCCAACGCGAGTCGGCCGCAGCGTGCGCGTTCTTCGGTGTGCGTACGCTGCGCGAGCTGTCACGCGCGATCTACGCCGGTGAGATTACGCGCGACAAGCTCGCGTCGTTTGCGCCGGCCGCCCTTGCGTTTCCGTTCTTTCGCCGAATCGCGCGGCGCGGCGCCGATCGGCTCGCCGGGCTGATCCGTACGGCGGCAGAGCCGATCGCTCGTCCGAACATCTCGCTCTTAGGCGGACTCTTCGCCGACCCGCCGTTTCGAGAGCGCGTTTCGCGTCGCGTCCTCGAGCTCGTGCCCGCTGCGCGGATCGTGGATCCGCGCTACGAGCCCGCTCTGGGTGCGCTCCTCTTGGCGTACCGGGAGATCGGCCGGCCGATCCCGGAGTTGTCGGAGTGA
- a CDS encoding FAD-dependent oxidoreductase → MRSSPHTQGAGYDVLVVGGGNAGCAAAIAAARHGARTLLVERYGFLGGTATAAMVGPWMTFHSSNERIVGAIAQEIVERLQRKGASPGHLRDSSDYVATITPFDPEVHKALLFELMQEAGVSLLLHAYFLSAHVEGDEVRSATFATIGGSRTYAAPVVVDATADALVAASAGVPTQQGDERGRVQPATLMFRLSHVDLAKLAEYLRDHPDQMRTSLAPQERVPQALTAVAGLGDLWEQARSDGLVDVPRELVSFFISPYPDEVTVNMTRVVNVDPLDPDDLTRAEVQSRLQAMQLLEFFRRRVAGFENARIAATGTQVGIRESRRIVGRYTLTRDDVLQGRSFDDAVARSAYPIDVHNPSGSGTTTHRLAPGASYEIPYRTMLPVNRERLIVAGRCISTTHEALASTRLTPTVMTLGQAAGTAAAIACAQRVRVGDVDAARLREQLIADGVDLRRAQ, encoded by the coding sequence GTGCGCTCATCGCCACACACGCAAGGTGCCGGTTACGACGTGTTGGTCGTCGGAGGCGGCAACGCCGGTTGCGCCGCAGCGATCGCCGCGGCTCGCCACGGCGCGCGAACGCTGCTGGTCGAACGCTACGGCTTCCTCGGCGGCACCGCAACCGCCGCGATGGTTGGGCCGTGGATGACCTTTCATTCGTCCAACGAGCGCATCGTCGGCGCGATCGCGCAGGAGATCGTCGAGCGCCTACAGCGCAAAGGCGCCTCGCCCGGTCATCTTCGTGACTCTTCCGATTACGTAGCGACGATCACTCCGTTCGATCCGGAAGTTCACAAAGCGCTGCTCTTCGAGTTGATGCAGGAGGCCGGTGTCAGCTTGCTCTTGCACGCCTACTTCTTGTCGGCGCACGTCGAAGGCGACGAAGTACGGAGCGCGACGTTTGCGACCATCGGCGGAAGTCGCACGTACGCTGCGCCGGTCGTCGTCGACGCGACCGCCGATGCGCTGGTCGCTGCCTCGGCCGGCGTGCCGACGCAGCAAGGCGACGAGCGAGGCCGCGTTCAGCCGGCAACGCTGATGTTTCGCCTGAGTCACGTCGACCTCGCGAAGCTCGCCGAGTATCTGCGCGATCATCCCGACCAGATGCGCACGTCGCTGGCGCCGCAGGAGCGGGTCCCGCAGGCGCTGACCGCGGTCGCCGGCCTGGGCGACCTGTGGGAGCAGGCGCGCAGCGACGGTCTCGTCGACGTACCGCGGGAGCTCGTCTCGTTCTTTATCTCTCCCTATCCCGACGAAGTGACGGTGAACATGACGCGGGTCGTCAACGTCGATCCGCTCGATCCCGACGACCTCACGCGCGCCGAAGTCCAATCGCGTCTGCAGGCGATGCAGCTGCTCGAGTTCTTTCGCCGGCGCGTTGCGGGCTTCGAGAACGCGCGAATCGCGGCGACCGGTACGCAGGTCGGTATCCGCGAATCGCGGCGCATCGTCGGGCGATACACGCTGACGCGCGACGACGTCCTGCAGGGCCGCAGCTTCGATGATGCGGTCGCGCGCAGCGCGTACCCTATCGACGTGCACAATCCCAGCGGCAGCGGAACGACGACGCATCGGCTGGCGCCCGGCGCCAGCTACGAGATTCCGTACCGTACGATGCTGCCGGTCAACCGCGAGCGGCTGATCGTCGCCGGCCGCTGCATCTCGACGACGCACGAGGCGCTGGCGTCGACGCGACTCACGCCGACGGTGATGACGCTCGGACAAGCCGCCGGCACCGCCGCCGCCATTGCCTGTGCGCAGAGGGTGCGAGTCGGCGACGTCGACGCCGCGCGCTTGCGCGAGCAGCTGATCGCCGACGGCGTCGACTTGCGGCGCGCGCAGTGA
- a CDS encoding DUF4870 domain-containing protein — protein MQVQIAPQERNWAMAAHLSALVAIAGLPFGHIVGPLIVYLIKAHESAFVAEHARASLNYQITVSIVGLVGILVAVGAMFGLIATGATVHTRDAGYAAGLIALWVFFGIAVALVFLVSLIFIVAGTVAASSGRPYTYPFAIRFLR, from the coding sequence ATGCAGGTTCAAATCGCTCCCCAAGAGCGGAATTGGGCTATGGCCGCACACTTGAGCGCGCTCGTCGCGATTGCCGGCTTGCCCTTCGGCCATATCGTCGGCCCACTGATCGTTTACCTGATCAAGGCGCACGAATCAGCGTTCGTGGCCGAGCATGCACGTGCGTCACTGAACTACCAGATCACGGTTTCTATCGTCGGGCTCGTGGGGATTCTCGTGGCCGTGGGAGCGATGTTCGGCCTGATCGCAACGGGTGCGACGGTTCATACCAGAGATGCCGGCTATGCAGCAGGGCTCATCGCCCTCTGGGTGTTTTTCGGAATTGCCGTCGCGCTCGTCTTCTTGGTTTCGCTGATCTTCATCGTCGCCGGAACGGTTGCCGCCAGCAGTGGGCGCCCGTACACCTATCCGTTTGCTATCCGATTTTTGCGTTAG